ATTACCAGTTTGAGTAATAAATGTGCCAGCATGCCTGTGGAATGAATTGTGGGGAATGTCGTTAGAGTAATCTATTACTTGGCCTGTAAGGTGTTTTCCGGGATATCCCGGAGGCATTTGAGAAGCTTCAAATCCACACCCCCTAAACCAAGGGAAGCTTCCGCTTACTGTAAATACCCCAACACAAACATTGTCTTTAAACTTGACATTTAGATCTTCAAGTTTTCCTTCATAACTCTTTTTTGCTATATCATAAAGAGAAGTCTCTATTGTTGGCCACCTGCCTTCTGCTTCGGGTGATCCATCTCTCCCGTTTATTTCAAATACATAAAAGTTGTAAGTATTATTCCCCTTTAAGGCACATAGACCAAAGTAGATTATTCCATTGAAAGCTAGTTTTTCTTCTTCTAAGAGATTTGTTAAAAACGGAACAACTATAGTATCCTCAATTTTTTTAACTAAATCTTCTCTGTCCTTCAAAAGTGGATGTGGGGCGACAACACCCATCCCACCCGTTATGTAGTTTACCATTTCACTTGGGTGGCCCATTCTCTTGTTGAATCTCTCAATCAAGAAAGTATCTTCTGGATCAAATCTTTCCGGAAAATCTTTTGCACTTCCAAGATATTTCACATGACCTTCATGAACTGCATAGAAAACCATTACCTCTTCGCCATAGAACCTTTCCTCTATGGTCAATTTATCCACGGGCTTACAAATAACACCAGATACCATAAAGTCATCAACAGCGCTCAAAGCCTCTTCAAGAGTATTACACACTCTTGATCCTTTTCCATCAAGTAAATATGGATACTTTACAACGTATTTCTTTCCGTTTTTACCGAAATTTTCATTTAGAAAAGCCTTTGCTGATTCTGGGCTATAAAAATTTTCAAAAGGAGGGCACGGTATGCCCCATTTTTTCATAAGTTCATTGGTATGGCATTTATCAGCTTCTACTATCATAGCCTTAGATGTTGGTCCCCAACAAGGTATTCCTTTTTTTTCGCAATTTTCTTTTAGTCCAAGTGATAGGTATTTTTCTTGGCCCCCAATTACCATATCAATATTATTTTCGGAAAGATAAGAAATAATATCATTAAGATCATCAAGTCTCTTTACCCTACCGTTATTTTCTTGAATCTCTTGTTTGTAATCGATAAAAAACTGCTTTACGTCATCAAAATTCTTAATCTTGACTCTATCGTTCCCAATTGGCCAGACGCATTTTTTTTCAAATGCCCCACCAAGATTTCCAGGGAGTACATGGACTTCTGATACATTCTTAGATCTAGTAATTGATTCTGCTAAAGCCCACTCTCTTGCCCCTCCACCAACAACAGCCCATACTTCGCTCAAAATATCACTATCCCTATATCTCTCCAGTTCTCTCACATTCCCTTGTTTTTGTTAGGGAATGCCTTGTTTCTTCAGGTATGTGTGTTGGATAATCTCCATTAAGACATGCAAGGCATAGTTCATCTTTTTTAAGCCCAATTGCCTTTACTAGGCCTTTTATCGTCTGGTATGTAACTGAGTCCGCACCAATCATTTCTGCAACATCATCTGTGTTTCGCGCTGCAATTAACTCCTTTTCAGTAGGCATATCTATACCATAATAACATGGATGTTTTATAGGGGGGCAAGTAGAAATCATATGAACTTCTTTGGCGCCATTATCCCTTAGCATTGTAACTATTCTCTTGCTAGTTGTTCCTCTAACAATACTATCATCCACAAGAATTACTCTTTTTCCCCTAATTTCTCCTTTTATGACGTTTAGTTTATCTCTAACTGCCACATCTCTTGATATTTGAGTTGGCATGATGAAAGTTCTTCCAATGTACCTGTTTTTTATCAAACCTTCCCTCTGCTTAATCCCATACTTCTCAGAAAATCCTAAAGCTGCTGTTCTTGCAGTGTCAGGTACAGGTATTACTACATCACCTTCTCCTTCAAATTCTATGTTCCTCCCCAGTTCCATTCTAGCTTCGTAGACACTTTTGCCCTCTATAACAGAATCTGGTCTTGAAAAATAGACCCATTCAAACATACAGTGAGCCCTACCTTTTGGGCATAATAATCTCTTCTCAGCATTATTATCTTCAACAACTATAGCTTCACCAGGCAGTAAATCCCTAACAAGAGAATAACCATTCACGTCAAGACCAACACTTTCAGAAGAAAAAGAAAAGGCAGTTTCATCCAAATTCGTTTTCTCTCCGAATACTAATGGTCTGTTTCCATACGGGTCTCTGAAAGCTATGAGTTTTTTTGGTAACATCATAACTGCAGAATAGCTGCCATCAATTCTTTCCATAGTTCCTTTGATGGCCTCAAAAGTATCGTTTTTCATTAACTCTTCTGAAAGAATATTTATCATGACCTCGGTGTCTGACTTTGAATGAATGCATCTATGCTTCCCTTCAAGTTCCACCTTTAAATCCTGATAATTCGTAATATTACCGTTATGTGCAAGACCGATTCCATAAGGATAGCTCAAAAAGAAAGGCTGAGCTTCACAAAGGGTATTTGTTCCAGCTGTTGGATACCTTACATGCCCTATGGCTTTAGAACCTTCAAGCTTTGATAACTCTTCCTTATTGAAAACATTCAACACAAGACCTTTTTCCTTTTTCTGATGGACTATCCCATCAAATGATAGTATACCCGCAGAATCTTGTCCCCTGTGCTGAATAGCTAAAAGCCCTCTATAGCACTCATATGCAGAATTATTCGATGAAGTACCTAATATGCCGCACATTTTTATTTTTCCTCTATATATTTTAAAACCGATTCAAAGAGTTTCATACCCGAATTCCCATTCTTATTTTTATCGAAATAAGCCCTTTCTGGATGTGGCATCATCCCGAATACATTTCCAGCCTCATTACAAATACCGGCTATATTGTGTGCCGAGCCATTTGGATTCCAAGGATATCCCGCATATTCTCCGTCTTTATCGACATATCTAAATACAACTTGATCATTTTCAAATAATCTATCAAAGTATTCTTTTTCCTTTTCTCTTGGAAACAGTAGCTTCCCTTCTCCATGAGCTGATGGAACAAGCATTACTTCTCCTCTAGGTATATTTCTTGTGAAGACACACTTGCCTTTGTTTTCATGTTTTAGTAATGTTGGTCTACATTCAAATCTTGCAGAATTATTCAAAAATAGACATGCATCAGGATAATCCATTCTTTTAAATCCAGGTAGGACTCCAAGCTCAACTAGAACTTGAAATCCATTACAAATTCCGCCTACAGGCCAGCCTTCGTCTATGAATTTATGCAAGTCATTTGCCATCCTTGCTCTAATCCTTGAGGCAAATATTGCCCCAGCTCTTACATAATCTCCGGCAGAAAATCCCCCGGGGATCATAAGGCAATTATAATCAAATATATCTTTGAGATCTTTCAAATGAACAAGTTCAGGAGATGCCCCTAATCTCTTGAAAGCGTAGTACATCTCATCTTCATTGTTTGTTCCTTCTATTCTTAAAACACAAACTTTAATCTCAGACCTGTCCATTGAATCACCCCATATGCTCCCAGATTGCGTTTTTCCATTTATCCCTTAATTTCTCAACAGGAGTATCTATTATTGTATTCCCATTCTGTTTTATCCGTAGATTTTTTCCTGATACTTTTCCAATTTTTATGAAAGGTACTTTATTTTTATTAAACAGTGATTCAAACTCTTTTTCGTCTTTAACTTCAACTACCCATCTGGTATTTGATTCTGAAAAGAAAAATTCGTCTGCCCTCATACCTTTTATAATTGGCAATTCAATTTCTGCGCCATAATCACTGCCAAATGCCATTTCAGCAATAGCAACGGCTAAGCCCCCTTCGCTTAAATCATGACAGCTTTTCACAATACCATTTTGCATAGAATCAAGTAGGACCTTTGAATAATGTATCAAGTTCTCTGGATTCATTTTAGGGGCAATTCCCCCGTCTATTCCTAAAATCCTGTAGTATAATGAACCACCAAATTCTCTTTCAGTATTACCAATAAGATATATTGAATTTTGTTCTTTCTTGAAGTTGGAACTGATTTTTTTATCTACATCATCAATTATACCGATTCCAACGATAGTTGGCGTTGGGGGGCAACTCCCAACCATGCTTTCATTGTAAAGGCTTACATTGCCTGATGAAAATGATACCTGGAGATCTTTTGTAGCAAAGTTTAATCCCATCACAGCTTGATAAAAGTCCCCGAACCTCTCGGGTTTCTCGGGATTTCCAAAGTTGAGACAATCTGCCAAAGAGTGAGGTTTACCGCCAACTGCAACTATATTTCTGTAGATTTCATCTATAGCAGAGGCTGCTCCCCAGTAAGGATCATATTCCAATAAGAATGGATTTACCGCTGTTGAGATAACTAATCCCTTGTTAAGCTCCTCTACTGGCTTTATAATAGCAGAGTCTTGTGGTGAAAAGTTAACAACATCCCCGTATAGTGGAGTAAGTGAAGTTGATCCTCTAACAGTATGGTCATATTGAAGAATAACCCAATCCTTTGATGCGATATTTGGGTCTGAAAGCATCTTGATTAATATTTCATTTGCATCTTTAGGTGCTTGAGTTTGGATATCTTTCTGGGCTCTTTGAACAACTTTGACATCTCTTGCATATAGTGGTCCACCTGTTAAAAATTCTGAATCCATGTCAAATATCTTCTCTCCTTCGTAGTATACCAAGACTCTCCTCTCAGTAATCGTTTCACCAATAATGGCTGCATTAACATCCCACTTGTCAAAAATATCAAGAACTTTCTTCAGATTTTCTTTTGAAACGGCAAGCATCATCCTTTCTTGGGATTCTGATACCCATATTTCCCAGGGTTTCATCCCTTTTTCTTTTAACAATACCTTTTCTAAATTGACCTTAGCTCCAAAACCACCAGCGTGGGCCATTTCTCCTACTACGCACGATAAGCCCCCGCCACCCAAATCCTTCATACCGTTCAGAAGTTTTTTTGTATTAGCTTCAAGGCAAGCATGGATTAACGGTTCTTTTGTTATTGGGTCTCCCACTTGAACTGCAGAACGTGAAGATGTTTCTGACTCTTCATCAAGCTCTGCGGATGCGAAGTTTACACCATGAATACCATCTCTGCCGGTCTTCCCACCGACCATAACGAAGATATCCCCAAGCTCTTTGACTCTACTGTGGATTATATCGTCCTTCTTAATTATCCCAACACATCCGACATTTACAAGGCAGTTACCTGTATATCCTGGGTGGAAGTAAACTGACCCAGATACAGTTGGTATTCCTACTCTGTTCCCATAGTCCCTAATTCCAGCAACTACGCCTCTAAATATGAATTCAGGATGCTTTATACCCTTTGGTAGTTGGTCGTAAGGTAAATCTAGTGGCCCAAAAAATATAGGGTCTATTAGAGCAACAGGTTGCGCCCCCATACATACAACATCTCTAAGAATCCCACCAATTCCCGTAGCCGCTCCTCCATATGGCTCAACTGCAGATGGATGATTGTGGCTTTCTAGAGCCAAAACATAAGCATAATCTTTATCAAACTCTACTACTCCGGCGTCTTCCTTTATGACAAAAATATTCTGTGGAGCCTCAATATTAAAAATAAATTTTTTCAATAAACTCTTTGATGATTTGTAACAGCAGTGTTCTGACCATGCCTGGCCTATAGCCTGTATTTCGATATCTGTTGGATTCCTACCTTGCTCTCTAAAGTAATTTTTGACTGACTTCATTTCATCTAAGGAAAGTCCTATCCCTATCTTCCTACTTAACTCTAGAAGTTTTTCGTCAGGCAAGTCAAGATTAATTTCAAAAACATTTTGTTTGCTACTCATTTTATCATTTCCACTTCATAATCGTGGATTACAGGATTAATCAGGAGTTTTTTGCACATCATGTCAACGTCTTCTCTGATCTTCTTTTCATCCTTTCCACTTATCTCTATGACGTAGCTTCTTTTTACTTCAACATTTTCGACATTATCAAAACTTAGTAATTTCAGGGATTTTTTGATATTAAGGCCCTCAGGGTCTGTAATTCCTTCTTTTAATCCAACTTTAATTTCTACCTTCAAATAAATCACCTAAATTTTTCTCCAGTAATTCTTTCATACATATTTATGTAAAGATTGGATACATCCTTCACCATATTTTCAGGTAATGCAGGTATATCTGGTTCTGGTCGACCTTCATCCCTTGCATCGTATAACGATTTTTTGTATCCTGTCTTAATATAATATTGCCTTACAAATTCCTTTGAAAGTTCTACCATCTGCCCTTCTTCGTAAAGTTTTTTATCCCAGAATCTATCTTCGTCTGCAGTTCCAAAGACGTCAATAAACATCAGAGTTCTGTCTTCATTCATCCCGAACTCCTTTTTTCCATCAACATGAATCAAGCCACCTTTTTCTACTATCTTTGACATCCTTGAATCCATTTTGATTATTGTTTCAAGAATATTCTTGTATTCTTCTTCTGTAAGTTTAGATATGATCAAGGCTTCCTTCTTTTCCAATGGTCTATCCACAGGTTCAAGCTTTGTTGATGTTTCAATAAAGGGCTCAGGCAGCTCTTCTCCATATTCAACTGTTTTTTTACTAAATCCAAGTTCTTTTGGATCTATCTTGCCCTTATTTATCCTATCATGGAGGGAACCTGCAACGTAGTGTCTGCAAATAAATTCTAACGGGATAAGATAATTTTTTGTCTTGTGATCAATTTTATTATAATCGTGAATGATGTTGACCCTCTTGACCAACATCTTGTTTTTATCTGTTATTTTTATGAAGTGAGTTAGGAATCCTAACTTCTCTGCCTCTTTAAGCCAGAAAGCCCCTTCCCTACAAAGTGTTTCTCCTTTGAAAGGAATTTTAGAGGGAATTATTTTGTCAAAGACAGATATCCTGTCAGTAAATTCAAATTCAATTTCCTTATCAGAAACATCGTAAACTCTCTTAACTTTTCCTTCTCTTGAAAAACTAGTAGAGGTATCACTTGGGGTACTCATATTTGACTTTATTATATCTGATATTTAAATATATTTATCATTAAATTTAGAGATTTTGATAATTTAGATTTTCTTAATAAATTGAAGACGGGCAACAAGCATATTCTATAAAGAATCCTTAACTTTAAATAATTACAACGATATCCTAAGCCATGCCCAAAACAAAATTAAGTCATAAAATCATAATTAGAGGAATTCTTAGTTATGGCTTGATACTCGCCCTTACCTTTATTTGCGCAGGCCGTTTAAACTACTGGCAAGGTTGGATCTATAATGGATTGAATATTCTTTTTGTTTTACTAACTTATTATTATTTGTCAGATGACACCGGGCTAATTGCAGAACGATTAAAGCCAGGAGAGGGAATGAAAAGCTGGGATAAAATATACTTCATGGTATCCTCCCCTTCTTATTTTGTCATGATAATTTTATCTGCTCTTGATGTTGGTCGTTTTGGTTGGACTCCGAAGCTTCCTTTATTAGGTGTAATTGTTGGTATTCTTCTTTACATAATTGGGCAATCAATATTCTTATGGGCAAAGAAATCGAATAAATTCTTCTCTACAGTTGTTAGAATCCAAAAAGAAAGAGGGCACAAAGTATGTAAAGGTGGACCATACGCATACGTAAGGCATCCTGGCTACATTAGCGGAATAATGTATACTTTTGCAACACCTTTGGTATTGGGATCTTTCTGGGGATTAACAATTAATTTATTTACAATCGTGCCATTATTAGTAAGAACTTACCTTGAAGATACAACTTTACAGAAAGAACTAGATGGCTATCTTGAATATACTAAAGAAGTTAAATATAGATTAATCCCAAGGATATGGTAGATATTAGTGATTGAAGTATCTCATTCCAGTGAAGATCATAGAGATGCCAAATTTATTTGATGTTTCTATTACCTCTTTGTCCCTTATTGAGCCTCCAGACTGGATAATGAATTTTATATTATGCTCGGCTGCAACTCTAACAGTATCATCGAACGGGAAGAAGGCATCAGAAACTAGAACACACTCTGATATCTTTTCTTTGAAAAAGACCTCTTTGTCAATATTTGGCTTTTCTTCATTCCACATATTTTCAAGATTCTCATATATTTTTGGTATTGCAAGTTTTTTAAGTGAGTCAACTCTATTTGGCTGTCCAACTCCACTTCCTAATACCTTAAACTGACCTTTTTCGTATTCCATCCCCAAAACAATTGAGTTTGACTTTGTATATTTAGTTGCTATAATTGTAAAAAGGCCTAAATCCTTTTTACTATCGGGAAATTTTTCATTTGTAACGCATTCCCATTTTTCATAAAGACCTTTTGGTCGATCCTGTTCAATAATCCCACCAATCAAATATTTGTAAACTTTTTCTTCAGAAGTGAAAAGTTTTCCCGTTTCAAGGATTCTCAAATCTTTGCTCTTGTTCTTCAAAAATTCTAATGCATCCGCATCGAAAGAAGGAGCAACTATTACTTCAACAAATTTACCTTTGAGAAAAGAAGCTGTTTCTAAATCTACTTTTCTCGTCAAAGCTATTATACTACCGTATGCTGATACTCTATCCCCATCCCATGCATTTTTCAATGCGCCAAGTAGAGTCTTTCCTGTAGCAATACCACAAGGATTTAGATGTTTCACAATTACTGCTGCATTGTAATGAGAAAGTTCCTTTGCAGCATTTAGCGCAGCTTCAATATCAAGATAATTATTATAAGAAAGAGCCTTGCCGTGAAGCTGTTTCATGTTTGATGCTGACGGCTCAACAGTATCTTTTTTGAAAAAACGTGCTTTTTGATGCCAATTCTCCCCATATCTTAGATCCTTACCAGAATCATAAGAAAGTCTTAATTTCTTATTTTCAGTTAGGGCTTCTGAAAGATAAGAATCAATTGCACTATCGTAATCAGCGGTGTGGGAAAAAGCCTTGACACATAATTTCTTTCGTGTTTCGTAAGAGGTATTTCCTTTTTCTAACAACTCTTTAGTGACGCCACTATAATCTGATGGGTCCACAATAACAGTTACATATTTGAAATTTTTAGCAGCTGCCCTTAGAAGAGTTACTCCGCCGATGTCAATGTTTTCAATTGCATCTTCAAGAGAAGGATTTTTTGCAACAGTTTCTTTGAAAGCATACAAGTTACATACAACAACATCTATTGGTTTTATCCCTTCTGAACTTATTTCATTTTCATGCCCTTTGTCATCCCTGATATATAGAATTCCACCATGGATATTTGGATGTAGAGTTTTTACCCTACCTCCAATCATTTCTTTAAATCCTGTAATTTTTTCAATTGGAGTTGCATCTATACCATTTTCCAAAAGAAATTTTAATGTGCCCCCAGTCGATACAATTTCAAAGCCAAGTTCAGATAAAGTTTTTGCAAACGTTTCGAGGCCATTTTTATTTGTAACGCTAATTAGTGCTCTTCTTTCCATCACTTTGGCACGTTCGGAATGTTAATTTAAATAATTTTCTCTTTTCAACTACAGAAAGTTTTAAGTATTATAACTTAAGTTAATACTCAATGGCTGTAAATGATTATACTATTGCGACACTTGGAAGTCATTCCGCCCTTCAAATATTAAAGGGTGCAAAAGATGAGGGATTTAAGACCTTATGTATAGCAAAAAAAGGAGCAGAAAAAGTTTACAGAAGTTTTGGTGTAGCCGATGAAATTCTACTTGTTGATCATTTCAAAGAGCTTTTTTCCTTGCAAGATGAATTAATAAAAAGGAATACCATCCTTATACCACACGGTTCTTTTATTGCTTATATGAAAATAGATGACTTCAAAGACTTGAAGGTAATGTACTTTGGTAATAAAGACGTGCTAGAATGGGAGTCTTCACGAGAACTTGAAAGGCAATGGTTAACTGATGCAAATATAAAAATTCCAAGAATATTTGATACCCCAGAAGATATTGATAGGCCAGTAATTGTAAAGTTTTATGGTGCACAAGGGGGAAAGGGATATTTTCTTGCCAAAGATACAAAGGATTTTCATGAAAAAATTTGTGATCATATTAACGAGCAATATGTAATCCAAGAGTATATCATTGGAGTACCTGCATATTTCCATTATTTTTACAGTCCGTTAAATAATGAACTAGAAATAATGAGCTTCGATAAAAGATATGAGAGTAATGTAGACTCTATTGGAAGGATCTCTGCAAGAGATCAATTTGCACTAAAGAAGATAGACCCAAGTTATGTCGTAGTTGGGAATATTCCAATAACTGTCAGAGAGTCATTGCTACCTGAAATATTTGACATGGGTGAGAGAGTAATTGAAAAGTCAAAAAAGTTAATTTCTAAACAAGGTCTGTTTGGCCCATTCTGTCTTGAAGGTGTAATTACACCAGAGGAAGATATATTCATATTTGAAATTTCAGCTAGAATTGTAGCGGGCACAAATCTTTTCGAACCATATTCACCTTATACTTATATCAAATACGGAAAGCCTATGTCAACAGGAAGAAGAATAGCCTTAGAGATTAAAAATGCAATAAATAATGATAGGCTTTCAGATATAGTTTGCTAGAGGCCTGTCGGTATATCTATAAACTCTGTTTTTATGCCATATTTCTCTTCAACTTTTTTTCCTAGAGCCTTTACCCCGAGCTTTTCAGTAGCATAGTGTCCTGCAAATATTAAATTTATTCCAGCTTCTTTTGCAATATGATAGATAGTGTGTGAAGGTTCACCAGTAATAAATAGGTCCAATCCTTCTTTGATGCAATCCTCAAAAGCAGACCCACCACCACCACTAACTATTCCAACAGATATAATCTTATCAGGCCCAAACTGGAAAGAATCAATTTTTGCAGGAAGAGTTTTTTCTAGGGTTTTAGATATATCTGTTATAGTTTTCAATTTTTCATATTTTCCTTTGAATCCTATCTTTACTCCATGGTAGGCTCCAAATGGCTCGGGATCAGAAAGATTTAATATTTTTATTAGCTCTATGTTATTTCCAACTTCTGGATGCATATCGAGAGGCAGATGTACGGCATATAAGGAAATACCATTTTCCAAAAGATAAGAAATTCTTTCTTTCACAAGGCCCCTTATACATTTTAATCCACCCCAGATTAGCCCGTGGTGGACTATCAAGAGATCGGCCTTTCTTTTCGAAGCCTCTTTGAAAATTTCCAGAGAACTGTCTACGCCTAGGCATATTTTTTTGACTTCTTTTTTTCCTTCTATTTGTAATCCGTTTGCAGATACATCATCTATCTCATTAACTCTAAGATAATCGTCCATATAGCTAACAAGCTCATTAAGTTCCATGAAGATAAATTTGAAAAGGCATTTAAATAACTTATACTTACTCCAAATTACATGGACGTAGAACTGATATGGGACCTTGACTCTTTCTTAAAAAGACTTGAAACGCTCAGAGAAAAAGGGGTAGTTTTTGGTATATACAAAAATATTCTCCATGTTGAGGAATTAGCTGCACTAAAAGAATTAGAAAAGGAAAGAAAACAACCCCTATTAATTTCTGAAGATAACGAAGATAGTTATTATGAAAAAGTAAAGATTTGCAAAATGATTCTCTTGGACATAAAAAATGGTGGGCAGTTCTATGAAAAACTGATAAAAGC
This portion of the Methanofastidiosum sp. genome encodes:
- a CDS encoding phosphoribosylglycinamide synthetase C domain-containing protein; amino-acid sequence: MSEVWAVVGGGAREWALAESITRSKNVSEVHVLPGNLGGAFEKKCVWPIGNDRVKIKNFDDVKQFFIDYKQEIQENNGRVKRLDDLNDIISYLSENNIDMVIGGQEKYLSLGLKENCEKKGIPCWGPTSKAMIVEADKCHTNELMKKWGIPCPPFENFYSPESAKAFLNENFGKNGKKYVVKYPYLLDGKGSRVCNTLEEALSAVDDFMVSGVICKPVDKLTIEERFYGEEVMVFYAVHEGHVKYLGSAKDFPERFDPEDTFLIERFNKRMGHPSEMVNYITGGMGVVAPHPLLKDREDLVKKIEDTIVVPFLTNLLEEEKLAFNGIIYFGLCALKGNNTYNFYVFEINGRDGSPEAEGRWPTIETSLYDIAKKSYEGKLEDLNVKFKDNVCVGVFTVSGSFPWFRGCGFEASQMPPGYPGKHLTGQVIDYSNDIPHNSFHRHAGTFITQTGNVAVGGGRVILGGGLASTYSEASKIAYEVISDKYMRFVGKSFRKKIGEGID
- the purF gene encoding amidophosphoribosyltransferase encodes the protein MCGILGTSSNNSAYECYRGLLAIQHRGQDSAGILSFDGIVHQKKEKGLVLNVFNKEELSKLEGSKAIGHVRYPTAGTNTLCEAQPFFLSYPYGIGLAHNGNITNYQDLKVELEGKHRCIHSKSDTEVMINILSEELMKNDTFEAIKGTMERIDGSYSAVMMLPKKLIAFRDPYGNRPLVFGEKTNLDETAFSFSSESVGLDVNGYSLVRDLLPGEAIVVEDNNAEKRLLCPKGRAHCMFEWVYFSRPDSVIEGKSVYEARMELGRNIEFEGEGDVVIPVPDTARTAALGFSEKYGIKQREGLIKNRYIGRTFIMPTQISRDVAVRDKLNVIKGEIRGKRVILVDDSIVRGTTSKRIVTMLRDNGAKEVHMISTCPPIKHPCYYGIDMPTEKELIAARNTDDVAEMIGADSVTYQTIKGLVKAIGLKKDELCLACLNGDYPTHIPEETRHSLTKTRECERTGEI
- the purQ gene encoding phosphoribosylformylglycinamidine synthase subunit PurQ, which translates into the protein MDRSEIKVCVLRIEGTNNEDEMYYAFKRLGASPELVHLKDLKDIFDYNCLMIPGGFSAGDYVRAGAIFASRIRARMANDLHKFIDEGWPVGGICNGFQVLVELGVLPGFKRMDYPDACLFLNNSARFECRPTLLKHENKGKCVFTRNIPRGEVMLVPSAHGEGKLLFPREKEKEYFDRLFENDQVVFRYVDKDGEYAGYPWNPNGSAHNIAGICNEAGNVFGMMPHPERAYFDKNKNGNSGMKLFESVLKYIEEK
- the purL gene encoding phosphoribosylformylglycinamidine synthase subunit PurL, yielding MSSKQNVFEINLDLPDEKLLELSRKIGIGLSLDEMKSVKNYFREQGRNPTDIEIQAIGQAWSEHCCYKSSKSLLKKFIFNIEAPQNIFVIKEDAGVVEFDKDYAYVLALESHNHPSAVEPYGGAATGIGGILRDVVCMGAQPVALIDPIFFGPLDLPYDQLPKGIKHPEFIFRGVVAGIRDYGNRVGIPTVSGSVYFHPGYTGNCLVNVGCVGIIKKDDIIHSRVKELGDIFVMVGGKTGRDGIHGVNFASAELDEESETSSRSAVQVGDPITKEPLIHACLEANTKKLLNGMKDLGGGGLSCVVGEMAHAGGFGAKVNLEKVLLKEKGMKPWEIWVSESQERMMLAVSKENLKKVLDIFDKWDVNAAIIGETITERRVLVYYEGEKIFDMDSEFLTGGPLYARDVKVVQRAQKDIQTQAPKDANEILIKMLSDPNIASKDWVILQYDHTVRGSTSLTPLYGDVVNFSPQDSAIIKPVEELNKGLVISTAVNPFLLEYDPYWGAASAIDEIYRNIVAVGGKPHSLADCLNFGNPEKPERFGDFYQAVMGLNFATKDLQVSFSSGNVSLYNESMVGSCPPTPTIVGIGIIDDVDKKISSNFKKEQNSIYLIGNTEREFGGSLYYRILGIDGGIAPKMNPENLIHYSKVLLDSMQNGIVKSCHDLSEGGLAVAIAEMAFGSDYGAEIELPIIKGMRADEFFFSESNTRWVVEVKDEKEFESLFNKNKVPFIKIGKVSGKNLRIKQNGNTIIDTPVEKLRDKWKNAIWEHMG
- the purS gene encoding phosphoribosylformylglycinamidine synthase subunit PurS, whose amino-acid sequence is MKVEIKVGLKEGITDPEGLNIKKSLKLLSFDNVENVEVKRSYVIEISGKDEKKIREDVDMMCKKLLINPVIHDYEVEMIK
- a CDS encoding phosphoribosylaminoimidazolesuccinocarboxamide synthase, whose protein sequence is MSTPSDTSTSFSREGKVKRVYDVSDKEIEFEFTDRISVFDKIIPSKIPFKGETLCREGAFWLKEAEKLGFLTHFIKITDKNKMLVKRVNIIHDYNKIDHKTKNYLIPLEFICRHYVAGSLHDRINKGKIDPKELGFSKKTVEYGEELPEPFIETSTKLEPVDRPLEKKEALIISKLTEEEYKNILETIIKMDSRMSKIVEKGGLIHVDGKKEFGMNEDRTLMFIDVFGTADEDRFWDKKLYEEGQMVELSKEFVRQYYIKTGYKKSLYDARDEGRPEPDIPALPENMVKDVSNLYINMYERITGEKFR
- a CDS encoding isoprenylcysteine carboxylmethyltransferase family protein, whose translation is MPKTKLSHKIIIRGILSYGLILALTFICAGRLNYWQGWIYNGLNILFVLLTYYYLSDDTGLIAERLKPGEGMKSWDKIYFMVSSPSYFVMIILSALDVGRFGWTPKLPLLGVIVGILLYIIGQSIFLWAKKSNKFFSTVVRIQKERGHKVCKGGPYAYVRHPGYISGIMYTFATPLVLGSFWGLTINLFTIVPLLVRTYLEDTTLQKELDGYLEYTKEVKYRLIPRIW
- the purH gene encoding bifunctional phosphoribosylaminoimidazolecarboxamide formyltransferase/IMP cyclohydrolase; this translates as MERRALISVTNKNGLETFAKTLSELGFEIVSTGGTLKFLLENGIDATPIEKITGFKEMIGGRVKTLHPNIHGGILYIRDDKGHENEISSEGIKPIDVVVCNLYAFKETVAKNPSLEDAIENIDIGGVTLLRAAAKNFKYVTVIVDPSDYSGVTKELLEKGNTSYETRKKLCVKAFSHTADYDSAIDSYLSEALTENKKLRLSYDSGKDLRYGENWHQKARFFKKDTVEPSASNMKQLHGKALSYNNYLDIEAALNAAKELSHYNAAVIVKHLNPCGIATGKTLLGALKNAWDGDRVSAYGSIIALTRKVDLETASFLKGKFVEVIVAPSFDADALEFLKNKSKDLRILETGKLFTSEEKVYKYLIGGIIEQDRPKGLYEKWECVTNEKFPDSKKDLGLFTIIATKYTKSNSIVLGMEYEKGQFKVLGSGVGQPNRVDSLKKLAIPKIYENLENMWNEEKPNIDKEVFFKEKISECVLVSDAFFPFDDTVRVAAEHNIKFIIQSGGSIRDKEVIETSNKFGISMIFTGMRYFNH
- a CDS encoding formate--phosphoribosylaminoimidazolecarboxamide ligase, producing the protein MAVNDYTIATLGSHSALQILKGAKDEGFKTLCIAKKGAEKVYRSFGVADEILLVDHFKELFSLQDELIKRNTILIPHGSFIAYMKIDDFKDLKVMYFGNKDVLEWESSRELERQWLTDANIKIPRIFDTPEDIDRPVIVKFYGAQGGKGYFLAKDTKDFHEKICDHINEQYVIQEYIIGVPAYFHYFYSPLNNELEIMSFDKRYESNVDSIGRISARDQFALKKIDPSYVVVGNIPITVRESLLPEIFDMGERVIEKSKKLISKQGLFGPFCLEGVITPEEDIFIFEISARIVAGTNLFEPYSPYTYIKYGKPMSTGRRIALEIKNAINNDRLSDIVC